From one Pedobacter faecalis genomic stretch:
- a CDS encoding M1 family metallopeptidase, producing MKRPLLLLITCALSGSLHAQLHNNPGSNHGNKFEQLGTVLSDPNSYRSASGAPGPAYWQQRADYVINAELDEKNLRLTGSETITYYNNSPDPLRYLWVQLDENQHKSTSDNKLTEQSKMTDQMTYKTLSGIVNEPNDLGVNILRVTNGSGAALPYVINNTMMRIDLPVVLKAGEKYVLNISWNYKISNRMTAGGRGGYEYFAEDDNYLFTMAQWFPRMAVYSDYQGWQNKQFEGRGEFALVFGNYKVNMTVPADHIVGATGECQNYSQVLSAAYMKRWNAAQTAKAPVEIVNLGEVKAGLNRKSSAKKTWTYTAENVRDFAWVSSRRLVWDAMATYIEGKKIMSMSYYGPEAYPLYNRYSTKVVDHTLKVYSKHTIPYPYPVAISVEAANGMEYPMICFNYGRADKDGTYSEATKLGMIGVIIHEVGHNFFPMIVNSDERQWSWMDEGLNTFCQFLAEQEWDNNYPSGRGPAHKIVDYMKLPKDQLEPIMTNSENIIQFGPNAYAKPATALNILRETVMGRELFDYAFKEYSRRWAFKHPTPADFFRTMEDASAVDLDWFWRGWFFTTDPVDISLDNVSAYRMNSMKDAVEKAEAKKAYERDERYIGRERNRAAGIKFAVEQDTSLLDFYNKFNRFEVSRTADQDFQSYYNSLTAEEKKLYESNKNFYELEFSNPGGLVMPIIVEWTFKDGSKQMDRIPAYIWRKNENKVTKVFAKDKEVVSVQVDPYRETADIDESNNAWPRQAKPSRFELFKQKEAVRGSSTGNNRMQESRRQ from the coding sequence ATGAAAAGACCATTACTCTTATTGATCACATGCGCACTGAGTGGTTCCCTGCATGCGCAATTGCATAATAATCCAGGATCAAACCATGGCAATAAGTTTGAACAACTGGGAACAGTGCTCAGTGACCCGAACTCTTACCGCTCGGCATCCGGAGCACCTGGCCCGGCATATTGGCAGCAGCGGGCTGACTATGTGATTAACGCCGAACTGGATGAAAAAAACCTGAGGCTTACGGGATCGGAAACGATTACTTATTACAACAATTCGCCCGACCCGCTGAGGTACCTTTGGGTACAGCTTGATGAAAACCAGCATAAGTCGACCAGCGACAATAAGCTGACCGAGCAGAGCAAAATGACCGACCAGATGACTTATAAGACCTTGTCGGGCATCGTTAACGAGCCTAACGACCTCGGGGTAAACATTCTGAGAGTTACAAACGGGTCTGGTGCTGCTTTGCCTTATGTGATAAATAACACAATGATGCGTATAGACTTGCCGGTTGTGCTTAAAGCGGGCGAGAAGTATGTGCTTAATATTTCATGGAATTACAAGATCTCGAACCGGATGACTGCCGGTGGACGGGGAGGTTATGAATATTTCGCAGAAGACGACAACTACCTGTTTACCATGGCGCAATGGTTTCCGCGCATGGCGGTATATTCCGACTACCAGGGCTGGCAGAACAAGCAGTTTGAGGGACGTGGGGAGTTTGCACTTGTGTTTGGTAATTATAAGGTGAACATGACGGTGCCGGCCGACCATATTGTGGGTGCTACCGGCGAGTGCCAGAACTACAGTCAGGTGCTTAGTGCGGCTTATATGAAAAGATGGAACGCTGCGCAAACGGCTAAGGCTCCTGTTGAAATTGTGAACCTGGGTGAAGTTAAAGCTGGGCTAAACAGAAAATCGTCGGCCAAAAAGACCTGGACCTATACTGCTGAAAATGTGCGTGATTTTGCCTGGGTGTCGTCGAGGCGCCTGGTATGGGATGCTATGGCGACGTATATCGAGGGTAAGAAGATCATGTCTATGTCTTATTACGGTCCGGAAGCTTATCCGCTTTACAACCGTTATTCAACAAAGGTGGTTGACCACACGCTTAAGGTCTATTCAAAGCATACCATTCCCTACCCTTATCCGGTAGCGATTTCTGTAGAAGCGGCCAACGGTATGGAGTACCCGATGATCTGCTTCAATTATGGCAGGGCCGACAAAGACGGCACCTACTCTGAGGCTACTAAACTTGGCATGATCGGTGTGATCATTCATGAGGTGGGCCATAACTTTTTCCCGATGATCGTAAACTCTGACGAGCGGCAATGGAGCTGGATGGACGAGGGCTTGAATACTTTTTGCCAGTTTCTGGCTGAGCAGGAATGGGATAACAATTATCCATCGGGCAGGGGTCCGGCGCATAAGATTGTTGATTACATGAAACTTCCTAAGGATCAACTGGAGCCGATTATGACAAACTCGGAAAACATCATTCAGTTTGGACCCAACGCCTACGCTAAACCGGCTACTGCACTGAATATTTTGAGGGAAACCGTAATGGGACGCGAGCTTTTCGATTATGCCTTTAAAGAATATTCGAGACGCTGGGCTTTTAAACATCCTACTCCGGCCGATTTCTTCCGTACGATGGAGGATGCCTCGGCTGTGGACCTCGACTGGTTCTGGCGGGGATGGTTCTTTACGACCGATCCGGTTGATATTTCCCTCGATAATGTAAGCGCCTACCGGATGAACAGCATGAAAGACGCGGTGGAGAAAGCTGAGGCTAAGAAAGCGTATGAGCGCGACGAAAGGTACATAGGACGGGAACGCAACCGCGCGGCAGGGATAAAGTTTGCCGTTGAACAGGATACAAGTCTGCTCGACTTCTATAACAAGTTTAACCGCTTTGAGGTTAGCAGAACAGCCGATCAGGACTTTCAGTCGTACTACAACAGCTTAACTGCTGAGGAGAAGAAATTGTACGAAAGCAACAAGAACTTTTATGAGCTGGAGTTTAGTAACCCGGGCGGACTGGTGATGCCGATCATTGTTGAGTGGACCTTTAAGGACGGCAGTAAGCAAATGGACCGGATACCGGCGTACATATGGCGTAAAAACGAGAATAAGGTGACGAAGGTGTTTGCGAAAGACAAGGAGGTGGTGTCTGTGCAGGTAGATCCTTACCGGGAGACCGCAGACATCGATGAAAGCAATAATGCCTGGCCCAGACAGGCCAAGCCATCACGATTTGAGCTGTTTAAGCAGAAAGAAGCTGTACGCGGATCCTCTACGGGAAACAACCGCATGCAGGAATCGCGCAGGCAGTAA
- a CDS encoding HupE/UreJ family protein, producing the protein MGDFNLYFELGWQHILDWQGYDHILFVLVLCGIYTAKDWRQVLILVTAFTLGHSITLALSALRLLSVSTALVEFLIPVTIAITALSNIASKKTKPKGLGLKYTLALLFGLIHGLGFSNYLKSLLGKSTNIVLELFAFNIGLEFGQILIVIAALLLSFILISLVKIKRWDWNFFLSSAIFGISFIMAAERLPELL; encoded by the coding sequence ATGGGCGACTTTAATCTTTATTTTGAACTTGGCTGGCAGCATATTCTGGACTGGCAGGGTTATGATCATATTCTTTTTGTTTTGGTGCTATGTGGTATTTACACGGCTAAAGACTGGAGGCAGGTGCTCATCCTGGTAACTGCTTTTACCCTGGGTCACAGCATAACGCTTGCTTTGAGTGCACTCCGGTTGCTAAGTGTGAGTACCGCCCTCGTGGAATTTCTAATTCCGGTAACGATCGCCATTACGGCTTTGTCTAATATCGCATCAAAGAAAACGAAACCGAAAGGACTTGGATTGAAATATACCCTGGCTCTGTTGTTCGGATTAATTCACGGATTAGGCTTTTCCAACTACCTGAAAAGCCTCCTGGGCAAGAGCACAAACATCGTACTTGAGCTGTTTGCGTTTAATATTGGTCTTGAATTTGGGCAGATCCTGATTGTGATCGCAGCATTACTCTTGTCTTTTATTCTGATTTCCCTTGTAAAAATCAAGCGATGGGACTGGAATTTCTTCTTATCGTCTGCTATCTTTGGTATATCGTTCATTATGGCCGCCGAACGGCTGCCCGAACTTTTATAA
- a CDS encoding DUF6702 family protein — protein MILSILLIFFKIFHPFYVSVTEITQDEKTMAVQVSARIFFDDLEAAVNKKYKTKVSILKPADKKQVNALISAYIKDHLKIKVNNTDVALSFVGYEIEEEAAWCYFESAKVPPIRQLHIQNDILFEQHSAQINMIHAIIKGKRQSTKLDNPKSTVNFLF, from the coding sequence ATGATACTATCCATTCTGCTTATCTTTTTTAAGATTTTTCACCCTTTTTATGTCAGTGTAACCGAAATAACGCAGGATGAAAAGACAATGGCTGTGCAAGTGAGTGCACGGATATTTTTTGACGATCTTGAAGCTGCGGTAAACAAAAAATACAAGACCAAAGTGAGCATTTTAAAACCTGCTGATAAGAAACAGGTAAATGCGCTAATCTCAGCCTATATTAAAGACCACCTTAAAATTAAAGTTAACAACACTGATGTTGCACTCAGTTTTGTAGGCTATGAAATTGAAGAAGAAGCAGCCTGGTGTTATTTCGAGTCTGCGAAAGTACCGCCGATCAGGCAGCTTCATATCCAGAACGATATTCTATTCGAGCAACACAGCGCTCAGATCAATATGATCCATGCTATTATCAAAGGCAAGCGACAAAGTACCAAACTGGATAATCCTAAGAGCACAGTAAACTTCCTGTTTTAA
- a CDS encoding DUF6266 family protein, with translation MARYSNGINGPVSGKVGSVVGASWRGVDYMRSLPVKTKESSEAQLAQQEKFAVAVAWLKPLLEIINVGYHHIKIGMTPHNAAMSYYLTEAVTGTAPDFVINFSKAIFSEGPLITSFVTEVTPAGSCLLNFKWENAPDSIYSSVDDRATFVLYNPQKEKFVLYQSVAARGERSVTLSIPNKSSGDTVHGYLFFVRADGEAVSTTLYLGPLIVP, from the coding sequence ATGGCAAGATATAGTAATGGAATTAATGGTCCCGTGAGCGGGAAAGTCGGGAGTGTAGTAGGCGCCAGCTGGCGAGGAGTAGACTATATGCGGAGCCTCCCAGTCAAGACCAAGGAGTCTAGTGAGGCTCAACTGGCACAACAGGAAAAATTCGCAGTGGCTGTCGCCTGGCTAAAACCTCTATTAGAAATTATTAATGTTGGCTATCACCACATCAAGATAGGTATGACGCCGCACAACGCGGCGATGTCCTACTATTTAACAGAGGCAGTAACCGGAACTGCGCCCGACTTTGTGATCAATTTTAGCAAGGCGATTTTCAGTGAAGGACCACTGATCACTTCCTTTGTTACCGAAGTAACACCGGCAGGAAGTTGTCTGCTGAATTTTAAATGGGAAAATGCACCAGATTCGATCTATTCATCTGTAGACGATCGGGCTACCTTTGTTCTTTACAATCCACAAAAAGAAAAATTTGTGCTGTACCAAAGCGTTGCAGCACGGGGCGAGCGATCTGTCACACTGTCGATACCCAATAAATCTTCCGGTGATACGGTTCATGGGTACCTGTTTTTTGTCCGTGCCGACGGGGAGGCCGTTAGCACTACGCTCTATCTCGGGCCGCTAATAGTTCCCTAA
- a CDS encoding class I SAM-dependent methyltransferase, translated as MISLLTPTHWKDYELIDCGDFEKLERFGTMVLTRPEPQAVWKKTLSEQEWKKRTHIRFKGRTATTGEWIRNNPKLPDRWNVEYKNNDITINLRLGLTSFKHVGVFPEQAVNWDYISSCVKKFKAQSPKVLNLFAYTGAASLVAKAAGADTTHVDSIKQVVNWANENQELSKLKDVRWVVEDALKFVKRELKRGKKYNGIILDPPAFGHGPNGEKWKLEDHIQEMMQDVVQLLDDKEHFLILNTYSLGFSSVIVENLIKTSFPQVQNLETGELYLQATAGTKLPLGVFGKFNKFV; from the coding sequence ATGATTAGCCTGCTAACCCCCACGCACTGGAAAGATTACGAACTGATTGATTGTGGCGATTTTGAAAAACTGGAACGTTTCGGAACGATGGTACTTACCAGACCCGAACCTCAGGCGGTCTGGAAAAAGACGCTTTCAGAACAAGAATGGAAAAAGCGTACGCATATCCGTTTCAAAGGTCGCACCGCGACTACGGGCGAGTGGATCAGAAATAACCCTAAACTGCCCGACCGCTGGAATGTTGAATATAAAAACAACGATATAACTATCAATCTGAGGCTCGGACTTACCTCGTTTAAACACGTAGGTGTATTTCCTGAGCAGGCGGTAAACTGGGATTATATTTCTTCCTGTGTGAAGAAGTTTAAAGCGCAGAGCCCGAAGGTGCTTAACCTTTTTGCGTATACCGGAGCGGCATCGCTTGTGGCCAAAGCCGCTGGTGCAGATACCACGCATGTCGACTCCATTAAGCAGGTGGTGAACTGGGCAAACGAAAACCAGGAACTATCGAAACTAAAGGATGTGCGCTGGGTAGTTGAGGACGCACTTAAATTCGTAAAACGCGAGTTGAAACGCGGAAAGAAATACAACGGAATAATTCTTGATCCGCCTGCTTTCGGTCACGGACCGAATGGCGAAAAATGGAAGCTGGAAGATCATATTCAAGAGATGATGCAGGATGTAGTACAGCTTCTGGACGACAAGGAACACTTCCTTATTCTGAACACCTATTCGCTGGGCTTTTCGTCGGTCATCGTTGAAAATCTGATCAAAACATCCTTTCCGCAGGTACAGAACCTGGAAACCGGTGAACTGTATTTGCAGGCGACCGCCGGCACAAAGCTGCCCCTCGGCGTTTTCGGTAAATTCAACAAGTTTGTTTAG
- a CDS encoding ABC transporter ATP-binding protein — protein sequence MIEIKDINKSFGENEVLKGISGKFEAGVTNLIIGGSGSGKTTLLKCMIGLHIPEQGIVEYDGRDFTKMNFEEKIEIRKEIGMLFQGSALFDSMTVEENIMFPLNMFTDQSRKEKLERVNFCLERVNLEGKNKLFPAELSGGMKKRVGIARAIAMNPKYLFVDEPNSGLDPKTSIVIDELIKELTEEYNTTTIVVTHDMNSVMGIGDYILFLHEGKKFWEGSNKEIAHTDVQELNDFVFASRFMKAAKGKF from the coding sequence ATGATCGAGATTAAAGACATCAACAAATCGTTTGGCGAGAACGAGGTGCTTAAAGGCATCTCGGGCAAGTTCGAGGCTGGGGTTACCAATCTCATTATCGGCGGATCGGGATCGGGCAAGACCACCCTGCTCAAATGCATGATTGGACTGCACATTCCGGAACAGGGCATTGTGGAATATGACGGACGCGACTTTACCAAAATGAACTTTGAGGAAAAGATCGAGATTCGAAAAGAGATAGGCATGCTTTTTCAAGGCTCTGCCCTATTCGACTCTATGACCGTGGAGGAAAACATCATGTTCCCGCTGAATATGTTTACCGACCAGTCGCGCAAAGAAAAACTGGAGCGGGTTAATTTCTGCCTGGAGCGCGTAAACCTGGAAGGCAAGAACAAACTTTTCCCCGCGGAGCTGTCGGGCGGCATGAAAAAACGGGTAGGCATTGCAAGGGCAATAGCCATGAACCCTAAGTACTTGTTCGTAGATGAACCTAACTCCGGACTGGATCCGAAAACTTCCATTGTGATCGATGAGCTGATCAAGGAGCTGACCGAAGAATATAATACTACCACGATCGTGGTAACACACGATATGAACTCTGTAATGGGTATTGGCGACTATATCCTGTTCCTGCATGAAGGCAAGAAGTTCTGGGAAGGCTCGAATAAGGAGATTGCCCATACAGATGTTCAGGAGCTAAATGACTTTGTCTTTGCAAGCCGCTTCATGAAAGCTGCCAAGGGAAAGTTTTAA
- a CDS encoding MlaE family ABC transporter permease, which produces MNFTNFGKYLLLLKAVFRRPEKFKIYLEAIFKQMDFIGVGSLGLIAIISTFIGAVMTLQIAFQLVSDFIPKTIIGSVNRDSTILELSPTISAIVLAGKIGSAISSEIGTMRVSEQIDALEIMGINSPGYLILPKIIAGITMVPLLVIISMFLSISGGYLGGTLSGAVTPAEYIQGITTDFNPYTITVALVKAFVFGFIITSVPAYEGFYVKGGALEVAQASTRAVVVSCITILACDYIVTQLLL; this is translated from the coding sequence ATGAATTTTACCAATTTTGGCAAGTACCTGCTTCTGTTAAAAGCGGTATTCAGACGACCCGAAAAATTTAAGATCTACCTGGAAGCCATTTTTAAGCAAATGGACTTTATTGGTGTGGGTTCACTTGGTCTTATTGCCATTATTTCAACGTTTATTGGGGCAGTTATGACCCTCCAGATCGCCTTCCAGCTCGTGAGCGATTTTATTCCTAAGACCATCATCGGTTCGGTAAACCGCGACTCTACGATCCTGGAGCTGAGCCCTACCATCAGCGCTATTGTTCTTGCGGGTAAAATCGGTTCTGCTATTTCTTCTGAGATCGGCACCATGCGTGTGAGTGAGCAGATCGACGCGCTGGAAATCATGGGCATAAATTCGCCGGGCTACCTGATCCTTCCAAAGATCATTGCGGGAATTACTATGGTTCCGCTGTTGGTTATCATCTCTATGTTTTTGAGCATCAGCGGTGGCTATCTCGGCGGCACATTGTCGGGCGCCGTTACTCCGGCAGAGTATATCCAGGGAATCACTACGGATTTCAACCCTTATACCATCACCGTTGCACTCGTAAAGGCGTTTGTCTTTGGTTTTATTATCACGTCCGTGCCAGCCTATGAAGGGTTCTATGTAAAAGGCGGGGCACTTGAAGTTGCTCAGGCCAGTACAAGGGCTGTGGTGGTCAGTTGTATCACCATTCTGGCGTGTGACTACATTGTAACCCAGCTGTTATTATGA
- a CDS encoding SDR family oxidoreductase, whose protein sequence is MNAIITGATKGMGKAIAIKLAENGYNLAVCARNREELAEFAEAMAYTGRDIFTFQADCSIKEELYAFCQAASAHMPTVDVLVNNAGMFLVGAMLDEADEQLEKQVSLNVMAAYYTSKYFGKRMREQASGHIFNICSVASKQIVENAGSYSVTKGALLSLNHVFRDELSKYNVKVTAVLPGSTLTASWEGTDIPSERFVQAEDIAETILYALKMSSGANVDEITIRPVQF, encoded by the coding sequence ATGAATGCTATTATTACCGGTGCCACCAAAGGGATGGGCAAAGCCATTGCTATAAAACTGGCGGAGAATGGGTACAATCTTGCGGTGTGCGCGCGAAACAGGGAGGAGCTTGCCGAATTTGCCGAAGCAATGGCGTATACCGGCCGGGATATTTTTACTTTTCAGGCCGATTGCAGCATTAAAGAAGAGTTGTATGCTTTTTGCCAGGCTGCCTCTGCGCATATGCCCACGGTCGATGTGCTGGTCAACAATGCAGGGATGTTCCTTGTCGGCGCCATGCTCGACGAAGCGGATGAGCAGCTTGAAAAACAGGTCAGCCTGAACGTAATGGCCGCTTACTATACAAGTAAATATTTTGGCAAAAGGATGCGCGAGCAGGCTTCAGGCCATATTTTCAACATCTGTTCGGTAGCCAGCAAGCAAATCGTTGAAAATGCTGGCAGTTACAGTGTAACTAAAGGCGCATTGCTTAGTCTTAATCATGTATTCAGGGATGAGTTATCAAAATACAACGTTAAGGTTACAGCGGTTTTACCGGGCTCAACACTTACCGCTTCATGGGAGGGAACAGATATCCCATCTGAACGGTTTGTACAGGCGGAGGATATTGCAGAAACGATCCTTTATGCGCTTAAAATGAGCAGTGGCGCAAATGTTGATGAGATAACGATACGACCGGTACAATTTTAG
- a CDS encoding PspC domain-containing protein, translating to MDRRLFRNEHEKVIAGVSSGIAEYMEVDVTIIRLLFVLSTIFLVGTGILVYLVMWIVVPVNNDPLRRFTRFNEFYQGKDTFNSPNAFTQPHQSSQQPFTSPGTNETFQADPKGGDFKPLQKNNETGRMVGGLFLLVIGVYFLLNEFNIIPFWFSISKLWPLVFVAIGVSFILKANKKNAWEQWKREQERDIYTDIRNSKTNETSAGGAQDGSATDGSAQTEGGDRFTQKDI from the coding sequence ATGGACAGGAGATTATTTAGGAATGAGCATGAAAAGGTGATCGCCGGCGTATCGTCTGGCATAGCTGAGTACATGGAGGTGGATGTAACGATAATCAGGCTATTGTTTGTACTGTCCACCATTTTTCTGGTTGGAACCGGGATATTGGTATACCTGGTTATGTGGATTGTGGTACCGGTAAATAACGACCCGCTGAGGAGATTTACCAGATTTAATGAATTCTATCAGGGAAAAGATACTTTTAACTCACCAAACGCATTTACCCAGCCGCATCAGTCAAGTCAGCAGCCATTTACGTCACCGGGTACTAATGAGACCTTTCAGGCTGACCCGAAGGGTGGCGATTTTAAACCGCTGCAAAAAAATAATGAAACAGGGCGCATGGTTGGCGGATTATTTCTGCTTGTTATAGGGGTGTATTTTCTGCTGAACGAGTTTAATATAATACCGTTTTGGTTTAGCATCAGTAAGTTGTGGCCTTTGGTTTTCGTAGCTATTGGCGTTAGTTTTATTCTTAAGGCCAACAAGAAAAACGCCTGGGAGCAATGGAAGCGCGAGCAGGAGCGGGATATTTACACTGATATCCGCAACAGTAAAACAAATGAAACTTCAGCCGGCGGTGCACAAGATGGCTCTGCAACTGATGGTTCTGCACAAACTGAGGGAGGCGACAGATTCACTCAAAAAGATATATAA
- a CDS encoding LiaF transmembrane domain-containing protein, translating to MKLQPAVHKMALQLMVLHKLREATDSLKKIYNMKLDRVMWGIVLLFIGGVLLLENFGIIDFHWGNVWRFWPIFLIIAGVNILFGRGKSQTGGIISIAILFAMLALLFYKGQQSPDNERWIGDRIKEDIGAETEVLEEMNFSHPYESESARNTVLNIRGGGASFELKGATDSLIAVHVSKRSGRFSMETLQTDSTTTISFEKNGKSKWNIGSGGEDVDFRLNTGPVWELNVNMGAGEVKFDLSDYKVRTFNIDGGAAALDIKLGSQLPIADLNVKTGVADVKIQIPQASGCRIKAKTGLSAKDFTGFVKIADGTYQTSNFDAAATKIFINLDGGLSSFEVRRY from the coding sequence ATGAAACTTCAGCCGGCGGTGCACAAGATGGCTCTGCAACTGATGGTTCTGCACAAACTGAGGGAGGCGACAGATTCACTCAAAAAGATATATAACATGAAACTGGATAGAGTAATGTGGGGTATCGTGCTGCTGTTTATCGGCGGTGTACTCCTGTTGGAGAATTTCGGTATTATAGATTTTCATTGGGGAAATGTCTGGCGCTTCTGGCCGATCTTTCTGATCATTGCCGGAGTTAACATTTTATTTGGCCGGGGAAAGTCGCAAACCGGCGGCATTATCTCTATAGCTATTCTGTTTGCGATGCTTGCGCTACTGTTTTACAAAGGTCAGCAGTCACCGGATAATGAGCGCTGGATAGGGGACCGTATTAAAGAAGATATAGGGGCAGAAACGGAGGTGTTAGAGGAAATGAATTTTTCGCACCCTTATGAATCGGAATCTGCCCGTAACACGGTGTTGAATATTCGCGGAGGCGGTGCCTCCTTTGAATTGAAAGGGGCTACAGACAGTCTGATCGCGGTGCATGTTTCCAAGAGATCAGGGCGGTTTAGTATGGAAACATTACAAACCGACAGCACCACCACGATTAGCTTCGAGAAAAACGGTAAGTCGAAATGGAATATAGGTAGTGGAGGTGAAGACGTCGATTTCCGCCTTAATACAGGCCCGGTTTGGGAACTTAATGTGAACATGGGCGCCGGCGAGGTTAAATTTGATTTATCTGACTATAAAGTCCGGACATTTAATATCGACGGAGGTGCTGCAGCCTTAGATATTAAGCTTGGAAGTCAGCTACCAATAGCCGATCTTAATGTAAAAACCGGAGTGGCCGATGTCAAGATTCAAATACCGCAAGCCTCCGGCTGTCGCATCAAAGCGAAAACGGGTTTGTCGGCCAAAGACTTTACCGGTTTTGTGAAGATTGCAGACGGAACATATCAAACGTCGAACTTTGATGCGGCTGCGACAAAAATCTTTATCAATTTGGATGGCGGGCTCAGCAGTTTCGAGGTTCGCAGATATTAA
- a CDS encoding RDD family protein, whose protein sequence is MSSGEQYTIVVNGRPEGPYTLDQLRNMPLRAETFVRTPQMPDYKEAHEVHELRELFGFTYQQTAPQYFASFDQRLLAMVVDYFFVSLCYVVLALTGFIFIDGQFQRISLLLSGVPLIPLAKFLYSSIAEASEKQATIGKRLLRITVTDEAGHRISMANSFGRNLAKVCSVAPFYIGYLYSFLNKKQQCFHDLIAHTLVTKERLI, encoded by the coding sequence ATGTCTAGCGGGGAACAATATACCATTGTTGTAAACGGCAGGCCCGAAGGCCCTTATACGCTGGATCAGCTTAGAAATATGCCGCTTAGGGCAGAAACTTTTGTGCGAACCCCTCAAATGCCGGATTACAAAGAAGCTCACGAAGTACATGAATTGCGTGAGCTTTTCGGTTTTACATACCAACAGACCGCCCCTCAGTATTTTGCTTCTTTCGATCAGCGGTTGCTGGCTATGGTGGTCGACTATTTTTTCGTATCGCTTTGTTATGTTGTTCTGGCCTTGACCGGGTTTATTTTTATAGACGGACAGTTTCAGCGGATATCTCTGTTGCTTAGCGGGGTGCCACTGATTCCCCTTGCAAAATTCCTCTACAGCAGCATCGCTGAAGCCTCTGAAAAGCAGGCTACAATCGGCAAACGCTTGTTGCGCATCACGGTGACCGATGAGGCTGGTCACCGCATCAGCATGGCCAATTCCTTTGGTAGGAATCTAGCCAAAGTTTGCTCTGTTGCTCCGTTTTACATCGGTTACCTTTATAGTTTCCTCAATAAGAAGCAACAGTGTTTTCATGATCTTATTGCCCATACGCTAGTTACAAAGGAACGCCTCATTTAA